Genomic DNA from Clostridia bacterium:
GGCCTTTTTGGGCGAGCCGGAGGAATGTAAGACCTTTTACCACGGACACACCTACACGGGCAACCCCCTAGCCTGCGCTGCCGCCCTGGCCAGCATTGAGCTCTTTGAAAAAACAGACCTGCTGGCTTCCTTACAACCTAAGATCGATCTTTTACGCCGGGGTCTGGAGAACTTTCGGGATTTACCCCACGTAGGAGATATCCGCCAGCGAGGTATGATGGTAGGTATTGAGCTGGTGGTGGATAAAGATACCAAGGAGCCTTATGCTATGAAGGAGCAGATAGGTCACCGGGTTATCCTGGAGGCCCGTGGGAGAGGGCTCATCCTTCGTCCCTTGGGCAATGTCATTGTCCTCATGCCCGTGCTGTCCATGTCTAACGAAGAGCTAAACCGGGTTCTAGAGATTACCTATGAATCTATAGCCGTAGTAACCGGTAAATGAGCGGAGGGGTAGGTATATGGGGAAGAATCTAATGTGGGAGAAGATCAGAGAAAAGGTCCTTTTGGGAGAAGGCTTATCCCGGGAAGAAGCGTATTACCTGGCTGGATGGCCACAGGAAAAATGGGGGGACCTTCTTTATCTTTCTCGCCAAGTCCGGGAACGTTTCGGAGGCAGGGAGGTGGAGCTGTGCGCCATCATCAACGCCCGTTCGGGCTTGTGCAGCGAGGATTGCTGTTTTTGCGCCCAGTCTTCCCGTTATAAAACTGGCGTGGAGGTGTACCCCCTCATTGATGCGCCCAAAGCCCTGGAAAAGGCCCGGCGCATAGAAGCCCTTGGAGTGAAACGTTTTGCCCTGGTTACCAGCGGTAAGGGCCTTGGGGAAAGGGACTTTAAGAAGGTGCTGGAAATATACCGGGTCCTGCGGGCCGAGACGCGCCTTGAGCTGTGCGCTTCCCTGGGTATCATTGACGAAGGGAAGGCCCGGCGTTTGAAGGAGGTAGGGGTCACCACCTACCACCATAACCTGGAAACCGGCCGGAGCTACTTCCCCCAGATCTGTACCACCCATACCTTTGAAGAAAGGGTGGCTACTATCCGGGCGGCCCGGGCCGCGGGGTTAAATGTATGCTCCGGCGGGATCATCGGGCTGGGGGAAACTATGGCCCATAGGCTGGAAATGATCTTTGAGCTACGGGAACTGGGAGTACGGTCGGTGCCGGTCAATATCTTAAACCCCATTCCCGGCACACCCTTGGCCGATCAAGAGCGCCTCCCGGTGGAGGAGATCCTCAAAACCCTGGCTCTTTTCCGCCTCATCATTCCCCAGGCCGTTTTCCGCCTCTGCGGTGGGCGGGAGCCAGGGCTGGGAGAGAAGCAAAAGGAAGCCTTGGCGGTGGCTATAAACGGTTTGATGGTGGGCAACTATCTTACCACCCGGGGCAACGAGATCCGGGAAGATCTGGACATGATTGCCGCGGCGGGGTTGAGGGTGGGCTGAGGCGGAGAACCTGTCAGGTTGACAGTTAGTCTTTGGGATAGAGGCTTTCGGTTTAGCTGAGCTATCTCTTCGGTTGGCCTGAAGAATTTGGGGAGCCAGTATTACTTTCCTCGATATTCCCTCCGCTCTTTTTTAAAACGTTCAAACTATACCCCTTCTGCCACAAATAGAAAGAAGCCATTAAGATTAAAATTACGATAGCATTTACTCCCAATTCACCGAAATAAATAAACGGGTCCACTTTCTCCGTGGATTTTTGGGCTTCAACATAGAGCATCTGCCGGATACTTGATACCACGCCGAGATGGACAAAGGGGATGATACTGACATCCTGGGTTTTTAGAAACCTGATGATGGTCCATAGTACCTCTCTTATAATCAGTATGAGGAGCGAGTTGCTGATAAGGGTAAGCATAGTAACCATGGAAAACTTTTTAATTTCGATAAGTGACTGAAAAGAGATCCCCACTGCCGCTATAATGAGCAGGAGCGCTGCTAAAATATGAATTATATGTTCTGCCACCATTAATAATCGAGTAATGACTGTGGCGGTATCCTTCCAGGGTGATCCCTTCAAGGGTAATCCCTCCCAGGGTTCATTCGCCCTCATAGAAATCAATATAAAGCTCTCTTCCTTGATCTATAGAAACCCTCCTCGACCCGCAGGAAGGGCACATAATATACCAGTTATCCAGAACAACTTCCGCCAGGCAATCCTGGCAATGTCCCCGCCCGGGCCTTTCCTCTATCTCCAATTGGGCTCCCTCAAACAACGGTCCTTCTTTAAGCGCGTAAAAAGAAAACTCCAGGGCAGACGGTAAAACCGAGGTCATGGCCCCTATCACCAGCTTAACTTTCCGTATGCGCTTTATATCTTTCTGTTGGGCATCGCGTTTCAATAGCTTTAATAACTCAGCCGTAAGGGACAGTTCATGCATCCTAT
This window encodes:
- the bioB gene encoding biotin synthase BioB; the encoded protein is MWEKIREKVLLGEGLSREEAYYLAGWPQEKWGDLLYLSRQVRERFGGREVELCAIINARSGLCSEDCCFCAQSSRYKTGVEVYPLIDAPKALEKARRIEALGVKRFALVTSGKGLGERDFKKVLEIYRVLRAETRLELCASLGIIDEGKARRLKEVGVTTYHHNLETGRSYFPQICTTHTFEERVATIRAARAAGLNVCSGGIIGLGETMAHRLEMIFELRELGVRSVPVNILNPIPGTPLADQERLPVEEILKTLALFRLIIPQAVFRLCGGREPGLGEKQKEALAVAINGLMVGNYLTTRGNEIREDLDMIAAAGLRVG
- the hypA gene encoding hydrogenase maturation nickel metallochaperone HypA, whose product is MHELSLTAELLKLLKRDAQQKDIKRIRKVKLVIGAMTSVLPSALEFSFYALKEGPLFEGAQLEIEERPGRGHCQDCLAEVVLDNWYIMCPSCGSRRVSIDQGRELYIDFYEGE